A region from the Microbacterium lacus genome encodes:
- a CDS encoding lipase family protein, with product MSVPSPPAVPRPRLRRALRLIEAAPAPAALAIGISVFALGVFIVTRPLTSLWLLAIVVGVAAILAGVLDLADSERSRTVWYRIVCVLWIVGGLAVLLFVGRSLEILPAVLAVLLIIGGLGSLAGVLRGRVSERVLSGASGVAQIVFGVLALAWPDLTLLIAAVLFGVRTIVYGGSLVWRAGRRLAGRTPTLSDSGRGPRGRRLVDAGRYALAVVLVVLAGTAWSVNGWLAEGAPVIDAFYNAPADAPDGPGELIRSDAYAGSAPADGTVRRILYSTTDAVGVRAVASALVIIPTDLPPGPRPVVSWNWGTTGVARGCAPSLMDSTATRWAIPAVSEALRRGWVVVASDYTGRGAAGRFPYLIGEGEARSSLDAIRAAGELEDVRLSRDVVVWGHSQGGHAALWTDPVAAEYAPELRILGTAALAPVTDPLAMARELAGRDAGAELSILVSWVLVPYADVYPDVNVEDYVVTSGRSIVREMTQRCLSEPGLFVSAITSLGVSADRPLYPANLTAGALGRRLEQNRAIGPWRGPVLIGWSDQDEVIPSDLPEHFVRDACAAGLPVRWVEFATGDHRSLIVPSSGFLRTLVRWTDDRFSGSDAPASDCARYAVDAEE from the coding sequence GTGAGCGTGCCGTCCCCTCCCGCGGTGCCGAGGCCCCGTCTGCGGCGGGCTCTCCGGCTCATCGAAGCGGCGCCCGCGCCGGCGGCACTCGCGATCGGCATCTCCGTCTTCGCGCTCGGCGTCTTCATCGTGACGCGCCCGCTCACCTCGCTCTGGCTGCTCGCAATCGTGGTCGGGGTCGCTGCGATCCTCGCCGGGGTCCTCGATCTCGCCGACTCCGAGCGCTCCCGCACCGTCTGGTATCGGATCGTGTGCGTCCTGTGGATCGTCGGCGGTCTCGCTGTGCTGCTCTTCGTCGGGCGCAGTCTCGAGATCCTTCCGGCCGTCCTCGCGGTCCTGCTGATCATCGGCGGCCTCGGGTCGCTGGCCGGCGTCCTGCGCGGCCGGGTGAGCGAGCGAGTGCTGTCGGGTGCATCGGGTGTCGCGCAGATCGTCTTCGGAGTCCTCGCGCTCGCGTGGCCCGACCTGACACTCCTGATCGCGGCGGTGCTGTTCGGCGTGCGCACGATCGTCTACGGCGGATCGCTCGTGTGGCGTGCGGGGCGTCGGCTCGCGGGGCGTACGCCGACTCTGAGCGATTCCGGTCGCGGACCGCGCGGTCGCAGGCTCGTGGATGCCGGCCGCTACGCGCTCGCCGTCGTCCTGGTGGTCCTCGCCGGGACCGCCTGGAGCGTGAACGGGTGGCTCGCGGAGGGTGCGCCCGTGATCGACGCGTTCTACAACGCCCCGGCGGATGCTCCCGACGGACCGGGGGAGCTGATCCGCTCGGACGCGTACGCCGGCTCCGCGCCCGCGGACGGCACGGTGCGCCGGATCCTGTACAGCACGACGGATGCCGTCGGCGTGCGCGCCGTGGCCAGCGCTCTGGTCATCATCCCGACCGACCTGCCTCCGGGCCCACGACCCGTCGTGTCCTGGAACTGGGGGACGACCGGGGTCGCACGCGGATGTGCGCCGAGCCTGATGGACTCCACCGCGACCCGGTGGGCGATCCCCGCGGTCTCGGAGGCGCTGCGTCGCGGCTGGGTGGTCGTGGCATCGGACTACACCGGTCGAGGAGCGGCGGGTCGCTTCCCGTATCTGATCGGCGAGGGCGAGGCGCGGTCGAGCCTGGACGCCATCCGCGCGGCGGGCGAGTTGGAGGACGTCCGTCTCTCCCGCGACGTCGTGGTGTGGGGGCACTCACAGGGCGGGCACGCCGCCCTGTGGACCGATCCGGTCGCGGCCGAGTACGCGCCCGAGCTGCGCATCCTCGGCACGGCGGCGCTCGCTCCGGTGACCGATCCTCTGGCGATGGCGCGCGAGCTCGCGGGCCGCGATGCCGGCGCGGAGCTGTCGATCCTCGTTTCCTGGGTGCTCGTGCCGTACGCGGACGTGTACCCCGACGTCAACGTCGAGGATTACGTGGTCACCTCCGGCCGATCGATCGTCCGGGAGATGACCCAGCGGTGCCTCAGCGAACCGGGTCTGTTCGTGTCGGCGATCACGTCGCTCGGTGTGTCCGCCGACAGGCCCCTGTATCCCGCGAACCTGACCGCGGGCGCACTCGGCCGACGGCTCGAACAGAACCGTGCGATCGGTCCGTGGCGCGGCCCCGTGCTGATCGGATGGTCGGATCAGGACGAGGTGATCCCGTCCGATCTGCCCGAGCACTTCGTCCGTGACGCCTGTGCGGCGGGACTGCCGGTCCGGTGGGTGGAGTTCGCGACCGGCGACCACCGCTCGCTCATCGTCCCCTCATCGGGATTCCTGCGGACGCTCGTGCGCTGGACGGATGACCGGTTCTCCGGGTCCGACGCACCGGCTTCCGATTGCGCCCGCTACGCCGTCGACGCCGAGGAGTGA
- a CDS encoding alanine/glycine:cation symporter family protein: protein MDAINEWLLTWGDALWTWVVLPGVILLGLYFTLRSGVVQFRLIPEMFRTLTDKTPRDAGGRPQSVSAFQAFTISAASRVGVGNIAGVGTAIAIGGPGAVFWMWLMAFIGGSSSFIESSLAQLFKIRDKDGFRGGPAYYMQRGLKARWMGVLFAVILIVCFPIAFSSLQANTIQATLAGSFGEDSAGWLPWGVGIGLAVLMALVIFGGVRRIASVTQLLVPAMALLYLIVGIVILVIHADRIPAAFASIFTEAFGFNEVVGASLGYIILTGVKRGMFSNEAGLGSAPNAGATAAVTHPVKQGLVQTLGVYFDTFLVCSITAFIILVSVPDLSEAGRGIGLTQGAMTSTLGEWSNVLLSVIIFLLAFSSILGNYYYGESNIEFITPRPAVLTAYRLLAVVAVFVGSVISADVVWNFADGAMGLMALVNLIAIALLSGIAFRLLKDYTAQRRAGRNPIFTRALMPDVDGIAVWEDELSVTGPVDLPTRDHEAQKHRDHLHRATADRDADPFG, encoded by the coding sequence ATGGATGCGATCAACGAATGGCTGCTGACCTGGGGCGACGCGCTGTGGACGTGGGTGGTCCTGCCGGGCGTGATCCTGCTCGGCCTGTACTTCACGCTGCGATCCGGGGTCGTGCAGTTCCGGCTCATCCCCGAGATGTTCCGCACCCTCACCGACAAGACCCCGCGCGATGCGGGCGGGCGCCCGCAGTCGGTGTCGGCATTCCAGGCCTTCACCATCTCTGCGGCCTCACGGGTGGGAGTCGGCAACATCGCCGGGGTGGGCACGGCGATCGCCATCGGCGGCCCGGGAGCGGTGTTCTGGATGTGGTTGATGGCCTTCATCGGAGGCTCCTCGAGCTTCATCGAGTCCTCCCTCGCCCAACTCTTCAAGATCCGTGACAAGGACGGCTTCCGAGGCGGACCCGCCTACTACATGCAGCGGGGGCTCAAGGCACGCTGGATGGGCGTCCTGTTCGCGGTCATCCTGATCGTCTGCTTCCCGATCGCCTTCAGCTCCCTCCAGGCCAACACGATCCAGGCCACCCTCGCCGGCAGCTTCGGTGAGGACTCCGCAGGCTGGCTGCCCTGGGGAGTCGGCATCGGGCTGGCGGTCCTGATGGCCCTGGTCATCTTCGGCGGCGTCCGTCGGATCGCCTCGGTGACACAGCTGCTGGTCCCTGCCATGGCGCTGCTGTACCTGATCGTCGGGATCGTCATCCTCGTGATCCATGCCGACCGCATCCCCGCGGCCTTCGCCTCGATCTTCACGGAGGCGTTCGGCTTCAACGAAGTCGTGGGGGCGAGTCTCGGCTACATCATCCTCACCGGAGTCAAGCGTGGGATGTTCTCCAACGAGGCGGGTCTCGGTTCCGCTCCGAACGCCGGGGCGACGGCGGCGGTCACCCACCCCGTCAAGCAGGGCCTCGTCCAGACCCTCGGCGTCTATTTCGACACCTTCCTGGTGTGCTCGATCACGGCGTTCATCATCCTGGTCTCCGTTCCCGATCTCTCCGAGGCCGGGCGCGGGATCGGACTCACACAGGGCGCGATGACGAGCACGCTCGGCGAGTGGTCGAACGTGCTGTTGAGCGTGATCATCTTCCTTCTGGCGTTCAGCTCGATCCTCGGCAACTACTACTACGGCGAATCCAACATCGAATTCATCACGCCGCGTCCGGCCGTGCTGACCGCGTACCGGCTGCTGGCGGTGGTGGCGGTCTTCGTCGGATCGGTGATCTCGGCCGACGTGGTCTGGAACTTCGCCGACGGAGCGATGGGGCTCATGGCGCTGGTCAACCTGATCGCGATCGCCCTGCTGTCGGGCATCGCCTTCCGGCTGCTGAAGGACTACACCGCTCAGCGTCGCGCCGGGCGGAACCCCATCTTCACGCGCGCGCTCATGCCCGATGTGGACGGGATCGCGGTGTGGGAGGACGAGCTGTCCGTCACGGGGCCGGTGGACCTTCCCACGAGGGACCACGAGGCTCAGAAGCACCGCGATCACCTGCACCGCGCCACCGCGGATCGCGACGCCGACCCCTTCGGCTAG
- the nusA gene encoding transcription termination factor NusA, with translation MDIDLSLLRTIEREKEIPFDELARIIEQAILTAYAKHTSPTGELPAGARAVLDRKTGHVAVFLPLTDDEGAIIGEEESSPDDFGRIAAFAAKQVISQRLRDIADDAVLGEFRGKEGDIVAGIVQQGPNPRMVHVDLGSIEAILPPEEQVAGEDYAHGSRLRVYVTSVAKGTKGPQITVSRTHPGLVRKLFALEVPEINAGLVEIVSLAREAGHRTKIAVRATDPTINAKGACIGELGRRVRAVTEELGGEKIDIVDYDAELAKFVANALSPAKVTSSFILDASTKAVRALVPDYQLSLAIGKEGQNARLAAKLTGAKIDIQPDSVLES, from the coding sequence ATGGACATCGATCTGTCACTCTTGCGGACGATTGAGCGAGAGAAGGAGATCCCCTTCGATGAGCTCGCGCGCATCATCGAACAGGCGATCCTGACCGCCTACGCCAAGCACACCTCGCCGACCGGCGAACTGCCCGCCGGCGCCCGCGCGGTCCTCGATCGCAAGACGGGTCACGTCGCGGTCTTCTTGCCGCTCACGGACGACGAGGGCGCGATCATCGGCGAAGAGGAGAGCAGCCCGGACGACTTCGGGCGCATCGCGGCTTTCGCTGCGAAGCAGGTCATCAGCCAGCGGCTGCGGGACATCGCCGACGACGCGGTGCTGGGCGAGTTCCGGGGCAAGGAGGGCGACATCGTCGCCGGTATCGTGCAGCAGGGGCCGAACCCCCGCATGGTGCACGTCGATCTCGGATCCATCGAGGCGATTCTCCCGCCCGAGGAGCAGGTCGCGGGGGAGGACTACGCGCACGGCTCCCGTCTGCGCGTCTACGTCACGTCCGTGGCCAAGGGCACGAAGGGTCCGCAGATCACGGTGTCGCGGACGCACCCGGGGCTCGTGCGCAAACTGTTCGCGCTCGAAGTGCCCGAGATCAACGCGGGGCTCGTCGAGATCGTCTCGCTCGCCCGCGAAGCCGGGCACCGCACGAAGATCGCGGTGCGTGCGACGGATCCCACGATCAATGCGAAGGGCGCGTGCATCGGTGAGCTCGGTCGACGCGTGCGGGCGGTGACCGAGGAACTGGGCGGCGAGAAGATCGACATCGTCGATTACGACGCCGAGCTGGCGAAGTTCGTCGCGAACGCGCTGTCGCCGGCGAAGGTCACCTCGAGCTTCATCCTCGATGCCTCCACGAAGGCGGTGCGGGCGCTCGTCCCCGACTACCAGCTGTCGCTCGCGATCGGCAAGGAGGGGCAGAACGCGCGCCTCGCCGCCAAGCTCACAGGCGCCAAGATCGACATCCAGCCGGACAGCGTCCTGGAGTCCTGA
- a CDS encoding YlxR family protein, producing the protein MEPVRTCVGCRTRAPRSALLRVVAVDHTLIADVGASMPGRGAWVHDSTECMDAALRRRAFVRALRVSGPLDTQTFEKRLNGYGNKVNGSK; encoded by the coding sequence ATAGAGCCCGTACGGACGTGCGTCGGATGCCGCACGCGTGCCCCCCGGTCCGCGCTCCTCAGAGTCGTGGCCGTCGATCACACCCTCATCGCAGATGTCGGCGCGTCGATGCCGGGGCGGGGCGCGTGGGTGCACGACAGCACGGAATGCATGGATGCCGCTCTGCGGCGACGCGCTTTCGTACGGGCATTGCGTGTGTCAGGTCCTCTGGATACGCAGACCTTCGAGAAACGGCTGAACGGCTATGGAAACAAAGTGAACGGCTCGAAATGA
- the infB gene encoding translation initiation factor IF-2 translates to MAAKPRVHEIASELGVDSKIALAKLKELGEFVKSPSSTIEPPVARKLRAALEADGAGKPAAAPAAASAPAAATAAPSAAKPGAARPGAPRPAAPAPAAPAAPTPAAASAPAASSAPAPAPSAPAPAASTPAAETAAPSAPRPGGAPGAPRPGNNPFSSAQGMGQRPAGPRPGNNPFASAQGMGQRPAPSPGNIPRPQAPRPGAPRPGAPGARPGRPGAGGRPGAPFQQRPGGPGRPGGAGGGFQRPGGAPGGAPGGFAGRPGGGGGRGRGPGGGTAGAFGKGGGKSKQRKSRRAKRQEFEMRDAPQVGGVNVQKGNGEIIRLRRGASIADFADKLEAIRGYTVQPGTLVTILFNLGEMATATESLDEATFEVLGEELGYKIQMVSPEDEDKELLEGFGLDLDAELENEDEDDLEIRPPVVTVMGHVDHGKTRLLDAIRQTNVVAGEAGGITQHIGAYQVWTEHEGIERAITFIDTPGHEAFTAMRARGAQVTDLAILVVAADDGIMPQTVEALNHAQAANVPIVVAVNKVDKPDANPAKVRQQLTEYGLVAEEYGGDVMFIDVSARAGTGIQELLDAVLLTADAGLDLTANPNKAARGVAIEAKLDKGRGSVATVLIQSGTLRVGDAIVAGTAYGRVRAMADENGEPVLEAWPSRPVQVQGLNSVPRAGDTFIVTDEDRLARQIAEKREAAERNAQLAKARKRISLEDFTRALQEGKVESLNLIIKGDVSGAVEALEESLLKIEVDDSVQLRIIHRGVGAITESDVNLATIDNAIIIGFNVRPDTKARERASREGVDTRFYSVIYNAIDDVEQSLKGMLKPEFEEVQSGVAEIREVFRSSKFGNIAGVIVRSGTITRNAKARVIRDGVVLADGLQIESLRRFKDDVTEVRTDFEAGIGLGKFNDIQIGDEIETTEMVEKPRG, encoded by the coding sequence GTGGCTGCCAAACCACGCGTACACGAGATCGCTTCCGAACTCGGTGTCGACAGCAAGATCGCTCTTGCAAAGCTCAAGGAGCTCGGCGAATTCGTCAAGAGCCCCTCATCCACCATCGAGCCCCCCGTGGCTCGCAAGCTCCGCGCCGCCCTCGAGGCGGACGGCGCCGGTAAGCCGGCCGCCGCGCCGGCTGCGGCATCCGCTCCGGCGGCAGCCACCGCCGCGCCGAGCGCCGCCAAGCCCGGTGCCGCGCGCCCGGGCGCGCCGCGCCCGGCCGCGCCGGCACCCGCCGCTCCCGCGGCGCCGACCCCGGCTGCGGCATCCGCCCCCGCGGCGTCCAGCGCTCCGGCACCCGCACCGAGCGCGCCCGCGCCTGCCGCGAGCACGCCTGCGGCGGAGACCGCCGCACCGAGCGCACCGCGTCCCGGTGGCGCGCCCGGCGCTCCGCGCCCGGGCAACAACCCGTTCTCGAGTGCGCAGGGCATGGGCCAGCGGCCCGCCGGACCGCGCCCGGGCAACAACCCGTTCGCGAGCGCACAGGGAATGGGCCAGCGGCCCGCGCCGAGCCCCGGCAACATCCCGCGTCCGCAGGCCCCGCGTCCCGGTGCCCCGCGTCCGGGTGCACCCGGTGCGCGTCCCGGTCGCCCCGGTGCGGGCGGTCGTCCCGGTGCGCCCTTCCAGCAGCGACCGGGCGGTCCCGGCCGTCCGGGAGGTGCCGGTGGGGGCTTCCAGCGTCCCGGTGGTGCCCCCGGCGGTGCGCCCGGCGGCTTCGCCGGTCGTCCCGGCGGCGGCGGCGGCCGTGGTCGTGGCCCCGGCGGTGGCACCGCGGGTGCCTTCGGCAAGGGTGGCGGCAAGTCCAAGCAGCGCAAGTCGCGTCGGGCGAAGCGGCAGGAATTCGAGATGCGGGATGCCCCGCAGGTTGGTGGCGTCAACGTCCAGAAGGGCAACGGCGAGATCATCCGTCTGCGCCGTGGCGCGTCGATCGCCGACTTCGCCGACAAGCTCGAGGCGATCCGCGGTTACACCGTGCAGCCCGGCACGCTCGTGACGATCCTCTTCAACCTGGGTGAGATGGCGACCGCCACCGAATCCCTCGACGAGGCGACCTTCGAGGTCCTCGGCGAAGAGCTCGGCTACAAGATCCAGATGGTCTCGCCCGAGGACGAGGACAAGGAGCTCCTGGAGGGCTTCGGTCTGGACCTCGACGCCGAACTCGAGAACGAGGATGAGGACGACCTCGAGATCCGTCCGCCGGTCGTGACCGTCATGGGTCACGTCGACCACGGTAAGACCCGACTGCTCGACGCAATCCGCCAGACCAACGTCGTCGCCGGCGAGGCCGGTGGCATCACGCAGCACATCGGTGCCTATCAGGTCTGGACCGAGCACGAGGGCATCGAGCGCGCGATCACCTTCATCGACACCCCGGGTCACGAGGCGTTCACCGCCATGCGCGCCCGTGGTGCGCAGGTGACCGACCTCGCGATCCTCGTGGTCGCCGCCGACGACGGCATCATGCCGCAGACGGTGGAGGCGCTCAACCACGCGCAGGCTGCGAACGTGCCGATCGTGGTGGCCGTGAACAAGGTCGACAAGCCCGACGCGAACCCCGCGAAGGTGCGCCAGCAGCTCACCGAGTACGGCCTGGTCGCCGAGGAGTACGGCGGCGACGTGATGTTCATCGACGTCTCGGCGCGCGCCGGGACCGGCATCCAGGAGCTTCTGGACGCCGTCCTGCTGACGGCGGATGCCGGGCTCGACCTCACGGCGAACCCGAACAAGGCGGCCCGCGGCGTCGCGATCGAAGCGAAGCTCGACAAGGGCCGCGGTTCGGTGGCGACCGTGCTCATCCAGTCCGGAACGCTGCGCGTCGGTGACGCGATCGTCGCGGGAACCGCGTACGGCCGCGTGCGCGCCATGGCGGACGAGAACGGCGAGCCCGTCCTCGAAGCCTGGCCGTCGCGCCCCGTGCAGGTCCAGGGGCTCAACTCCGTGCCCCGTGCCGGTGACACGTTCATCGTGACCGACGAGGACCGCCTCGCCCGCCAGATCGCCGAGAAGCGTGAAGCGGCCGAGCGCAACGCGCAGCTGGCCAAGGCCCGCAAGCGCATCTCGCTCGAGGACTTCACCCGTGCTCTGCAGGAGGGCAAGGTCGAATCGCTCAACCTCATCATCAAGGGTGACGTGTCGGGTGCCGTCGAGGCGCTCGAGGAGTCGCTGCTGAAGATCGAGGTCGATGACTCCGTGCAGCTGCGGATCATCCACCGCGGCGTCGGTGCGATCACCGAGTCCGACGTGAACCTGGCGACGATCGACAACGCGATCATCATCGGCTTCAACGTCCGCCCCGACACGAAGGCGCGCGAGCGTGCGTCCCGCGAAGGAGTGGACACCCGGTTCTACTCGGTCATCTACAACGCGATCGACGACGTCGAGCAGTCCCTCAAGGGCATGCTCAAGCCGGAGTTCGAAGAAGTTCAGTCCGGTGTCGCCGAGATCCGCGAGGTGTTCCGCTCCTCGAAGTTCGGCAACATCGCCGGTGTCATCGTCCGCTCCGGGACGATCACGCGCAACGCGAAGGCGCGGGTCATCCGCGACGGCGTCGTGCTGGCGGACGGCCTGCAGATCGAGTCGCTGCGTCGTTTCAAGGACGACGTCACCGAGGTGCGGACGGACTTCGAGGCCGGTATCGGCCTCGGCAAGTTCAACGACATCCAGATCGGCGACGAGATCGAGACCACGGAAATGGTGGAGAAGCCGCGCGGCTGA